A genome region from Arachis duranensis cultivar V14167 chromosome 8, aradu.V14167.gnm2.J7QH, whole genome shotgun sequence includes the following:
- the LOC107461735 gene encoding F-box/kelch-repeat protein At5g60570: MTKKSRVDFSLHEDGKKVKLSTREGVNDGSSRHGLNDSLLPGLIDDVALNCLAWISRSAYASLSCINKRYKKLISSGYLYGLRKELGAVEHSVYLVCDPRGWEAFDPNVNRWISLPRIPCDECFNHADKESLAVGCELLVFGRELMEFAIWKYSLVLQGWVKCQGMNRPRCLFGSGSAGSIAIVAGGSDKNGNVLKSAELYDSSTGTWELLPNMHTARRLCSGFFMDGKFYVIGGMSSPTVSLSCGEEYDLKTRSWRKIEGMYPYVNGAAQAPPLVAVVDNQLYAVEHLTNMVKKYDKEKNTWDELGRLPVRADSSNGWGLAFKACGDKLLVVGGQRGPEGEAVVLNSWCPKSGVVNGTIDWQILGVKEHVGVFVYNCAVMGC; the protein is encoded by the coding sequence ATGACAAAGAAGAGTCGTGTGGATTTCTCTTTACATGAAGATGGAAAGAAAGTGAAACTCAGCACAAGAGAAGGAGTGAATGATGGTTCTTCAAGACATGGGCTAAATGATTCACTTCTTCCTGGTCTTATTGATGATGTTGCATTGAATTGTCTTGCTTGGATTAGTAGATCGGCTTATGCTTCGCTATCGTGTATAAATAAGAGGTACAAGAAGCTGATTAGTAGTGGCTACCTATATGGGTTGAGGAAGGAATTGGGGGCTGTTGAGCATTCGGTTTATTTGGTTTGTGATCCAAGAGGATGGGAGGCCTTTGACCCCAATGTAAATAGATGGATTTCATTGCCTAGGATACCTTGTGATGAATGTTTTAACCATGCGGATAAGGAGTCGTTGGCTGTGGGATGTGAATTGTTGGTTTTCGGCAGGGAATTGATGGAGTTTGCTATTTGGAAATATAGCTTGGTTTTACAAGGTTGGGTGAAGTGCCAAGGGATGAACCGCCCTCGCTGCTTGTTTGGATCTGGCAGTGCTGGTTCCATTGCTATTGTTGCGGGGGGAAGTGATAAAAATGGTAATGTTCTGAAATCGGCAGAATTGTATGACTCTTCAACAGGAACTTGGGAACTGTTGCCAAACATGCACACAGCTCGTAGATTATGCTCTGGATTTTTTATGGATGGCAAATTTTATGTGATTGGCGGGATGTCAAGTCCAACTGTTTCATTAAGCTGTGGGGAGGAATATGATCTTAAGACAAGAAGTTGGCGGAAAATAGAGGGTATGTATCCTTATGTTAATGGGGCTGCTCAAGCGCCTCCTCTTGTGGCAGTTGTTGATAACCAGTTGTATGCAGTTGAGCATCTAACTAACATGGTGAAGAAATATGACAAGGAAAAGAACACCTGGGATGAATTGGGAAGGCTTCCGGTCCGGGCTGATTCTTCTAATGGTTGGGGACTGGCTTTCAAGGCTTGTGGAGATAAACTTCTGGTTGTGGGTGGACAAAGGGGTCCAGAAGGGGAAGCTGTTGTGTTGAATTCATGGTGTCCTAAGTCAGGGGTCGTGAATGGCACCATCGATTGGCAGATACTCGGTGTAAAGGAGCATGTTGGGGTTTTCGTGTATAATTGTGCTGTAATGGGTTGTTGA